One Chlorobaculum limnaeum genomic window carries:
- a CDS encoding purine-nucleoside phosphorylase, with amino-acid sequence MTEQRQKIREAVEYIRKKTTAEYPVGIVLGTGLGGLVKEIEIDFALDYADIPYFPISTVETHHGKLIFGTLAGKKVVAMQGRFHFYEGYSMSQIVFPIRVMKQLGVQTLGITNACGGMNPGYKKGDIMLIDDHINLLGTNPLIGPNDPEIGPRFPDMCAPYSPRILDIAEKVALEHGIKVQRGVYVAVTGPCLETRAEYRMLRAIGADVVGMSTVPEVIAAVHQGTEVFGMSIVTDECFPDCLVPVGIEEIIEVSSRAEPHMTTIFRNVVANL; translated from the coding sequence ATGACTGAACAAAGGCAGAAAATCCGGGAGGCCGTAGAATACATCAGAAAAAAGACCACGGCGGAGTATCCGGTGGGCATCGTGCTTGGCACCGGCCTCGGCGGGCTGGTCAAGGAGATCGAAATCGACTTCGCGCTCGACTATGCCGATATTCCCTATTTCCCGATCTCGACGGTCGAAACCCACCACGGCAAACTGATCTTCGGCACCCTCGCGGGCAAGAAGGTGGTCGCCATGCAGGGGCGCTTCCACTTCTACGAAGGCTACTCGATGTCGCAGATCGTCTTCCCGATCCGGGTGATGAAGCAGCTCGGCGTCCAGACGCTCGGCATCACCAACGCCTGCGGCGGCATGAACCCCGGCTACAAGAAGGGCGACATCATGCTGATCGACGACCACATCAACCTGCTCGGCACCAACCCGCTCATCGGCCCGAACGATCCCGAGATCGGCCCGCGCTTCCCCGACATGTGCGCTCCCTACTCCCCGAGGATTCTCGACATCGCCGAGAAGGTCGCGCTCGAACACGGCATCAAGGTGCAGCGCGGCGTCTACGTCGCCGTCACCGGCCCGTGCCTCGAAACCCGCGCCGAGTACCGTATGCTCCGTGCCATCGGCGCTGACGTGGTCGGCATGTCCACCGTGCCGGAGGTGATCGCCGCCGTGCATCAGGGCACCGAAGTGTTCGGCATGTCCATCGTCACCGACGAGTGCTTCCCGGACTGCCTCGTACCGGTCGGCATCGAAGAGATCATCGAGGTCTCCAGCCGCGCCGAGCCGCACATGACCACCATCTTCAGAAACGTCGTCGCAAACCTTTAA
- the mtnA gene encoding S-methyl-5-thioribose-1-phosphate isomerase — MIDAISFKNGTFRYLDQRYLPLKEIYVETQNYLEAIEAIKTLAVRGAPLIGASAGYTVMLGINAYKGDKAGFPAYFANLVAEVNASRPTAVNLFFATRKMQDVYDANFENDSLEALFAKMTDMAYKIHNDEIDNCDKIARHGVELLKQDFADVLKTRKLNVLTHCNTGTLACCGIGTALGVIRLAYQEGLIERVITSESRPLLQGLRLTAWELEHDGIPFASISDSSSAILMQRGMIDFAVTGADRITANGDTANKIGTYAHAISAKYHGLPFYIAAPVSTIDITMSEGSQIPIEERDADELRKIFGTQVATPTTPVVNFAFDVTPGTLIRGIITEKEAVVGNYNEGLARVVNG, encoded by the coding sequence ATGATAGACGCTATCTCTTTTAAAAACGGAACCTTCCGATACCTCGACCAGCGCTACCTTCCCCTGAAGGAGATCTATGTCGAGACACAGAATTATCTTGAGGCCATCGAGGCGATCAAGACTCTCGCCGTCCGTGGCGCTCCGCTCATCGGCGCTTCGGCTGGCTACACCGTGATGCTCGGCATCAATGCCTACAAGGGCGACAAGGCGGGCTTTCCGGCCTATTTCGCGAACCTCGTCGCCGAGGTCAACGCTTCGCGCCCGACCGCCGTGAACCTCTTCTTCGCAACCAGAAAGATGCAGGATGTCTATGACGCCAACTTCGAGAACGATTCGCTCGAAGCGCTTTTCGCGAAAATGACCGACATGGCGTACAAAATCCACAACGACGAGATCGACAACTGCGACAAGATCGCTCGCCACGGCGTCGAGCTCTTGAAGCAGGATTTCGCCGACGTGCTCAAGACCCGCAAGCTCAACGTGCTCACGCACTGCAACACCGGCACGCTCGCCTGCTGCGGCATCGGCACGGCGCTTGGCGTGATCCGTCTGGCGTATCAGGAGGGGCTGATCGAGCGCGTCATCACCTCCGAAAGCCGCCCGCTCCTTCAGGGGCTGCGTCTCACCGCGTGGGAGCTGGAGCATGACGGCATTCCGTTCGCCTCGATCTCCGACTCCTCGTCGGCAATCCTGATGCAGCGCGGCATGATCGACTTCGCCGTCACCGGCGCGGATCGCATCACGGCCAACGGCGACACGGCCAACAAGATCGGCACCTACGCCCACGCCATCAGCGCGAAGTATCACGGCCTGCCGTTCTACATCGCCGCGCCGGTCTCGACCATCGACATCACCATGTCGGAAGGGTCGCAGATTCCGATCGAGGAGCGCGACGCCGACGAGCTGCGCAAAATCTTCGGCACGCAGGTCGCCACGCCGACCACGCCCGTGGTGAACTTCGCCTTCGACGTGACCCCCGGCACGCTCATCCGCGGCATCATCACCGAAAAAGAGGCGGTCGTTGGCAACTACAACGAAGGGCTCGCCCGCGTAGTCAACGGCTGA